A single Carettochelys insculpta isolate YL-2023 chromosome 2, ASM3395843v1, whole genome shotgun sequence DNA region contains:
- the COX6C gene encoding cytochrome c oxidase subunit 6C, which yields MSSSLLAKPQMRGLLGKRLRFHIAGAVLVSVGGALLYKFCVAEPRKRAYAEFYKNYDAMKDFEAMREAGVFESVQPKNS from the exons ATGTCGTCTTCTCTGTTGGCCAAACCACAGATGAGGGGCCTGCTGGGCAAACGTCTGAGATTTCACATTGCAGGGGCAGTGCTTGTATCGGTGGGAGGTGCACTTCTTTACAAG TTTTGTGTGGCGGAACCCAGAAAACGAGCATATGCAGAATTCTATAAGAACTATGATGCAATGAAGGACTTTGAGGCCATGAGGGAAGCTGGTGTGTTTGAAAGTGTTCAACCCAAAAACTCATAA